A section of the Paenibacillus aurantius genome encodes:
- the araD gene encoding L-ribulose-5-phosphate 4-epimerase, whose product MSLEQLKQEVLEANLDLPKYGLVTFTWGNVSGIDRERGLVVIKPSGVAYDKLKKEDLVVLDLEGRIVEGSLRPSSDTPTHLVLYRAFPHIGGIVHTHSSWATSWAQAGRGIPALGTTHADYFYGTIPCTRPMTAEEISGAYEKETGNVIAETFATLDPMQIPGVLVHNHAPFNWGKTPHDAVHNAVVLEEVAKIAARSFRLNPDLESMDQTLLDKHFLRKHGANAYYGQSK is encoded by the coding sequence ATGTCTTTGGAACAGTTGAAGCAGGAAGTGCTGGAGGCCAACCTGGACCTCCCGAAATATGGACTGGTTACGTTTACATGGGGAAATGTAAGCGGAATCGACCGCGAGCGCGGCCTTGTCGTGATCAAGCCGAGCGGCGTAGCCTATGACAAGCTGAAGAAGGAAGATCTGGTCGTGCTTGATCTGGAGGGCCGCATAGTGGAGGGCTCGTTACGGCCTTCCTCCGATACGCCTACCCACCTGGTGCTGTACCGGGCATTCCCGCATATTGGAGGAATCGTCCATACCCATTCTTCCTGGGCGACGAGCTGGGCGCAGGCGGGCAGGGGCATTCCGGCTCTTGGAACGACGCATGCGGACTATTTCTACGGCACCATTCCCTGCACCCGTCCCATGACCGCGGAGGAAATCAGCGGAGCCTACGAGAAAGAGACGGGGAATGTGATCGCCGAAACGTTCGCCACCCTAGATCCGATGCAGATTCCGGGCGTCCTCGTTCACAACCATGCTCCTTTCAACTGGGGAAAGACACCCCATGATGCTGTTCACAATGCAGTAGTGCTGGAGGAAGTGGCCAAAATCGCCGCCCGTTCCTTCCGCTTGAACCCGGACCTGGAATCGATGGACCAGACGCTGCTCGACAAGCATTTTCTCCGTAAGCACGGAGCGAACGCTTATTACGGGC
- a CDS encoding GntR family transcriptional regulator: MNDKPLPKYLQLKGEILSWLAAGRMKPHERMPSENEISAMFGMSRQTVRQALGELEQEGKLYRKQGRGTFVSEPAAAGGRGAFTVGILTTYISDYIFPHIVRGAEASLRGRGYRLLLASTDNDKARERERLDEMMREPLSGLIIEPTKSAEGNPNLDRYLSLDYRNIPYLMINERYPEMTCPCLKSDDEGGGFAAASHLIGLGHTRIAGFFKTDDLQGVNRLKGFVRGHRENGLPLQPDLVAAYSTEEKNGKPFELALALLRREEERRPTAFVCYNDELAVHLLEAVRQTGLRVPEDLSIVGFDDSPLATATEVKLTTLAHPKYRLGEEAAAMLMAMIENGLPDGDTAGNAGIRLYPPELIIRESTRRIP; this comes from the coding sequence ATGAACGACAAACCGCTACCTAAATATTTGCAGCTGAAGGGCGAAATTCTGTCCTGGCTGGCCGCCGGCCGGATGAAGCCCCACGAGCGGATGCCGTCGGAGAACGAGATTTCGGCCATGTTCGGCATGAGCCGGCAAACCGTCCGGCAGGCGCTCGGGGAGCTCGAGCAGGAGGGGAAGCTGTACCGCAAGCAGGGGAGAGGAACGTTCGTCTCCGAGCCGGCGGCAGCCGGCGGACGCGGAGCTTTTACGGTCGGGATTCTGACCACTTATATTTCGGACTATATCTTCCCCCATATCGTGCGGGGAGCGGAAGCTTCCCTCCGGGGGCGGGGCTACCGTCTCCTGCTCGCGAGCACGGACAACGACAAAGCACGGGAAAGAGAACGCCTCGACGAGATGATGAGGGAACCGCTCAGCGGGCTGATCATCGAGCCGACGAAAAGCGCCGAGGGCAACCCTAACCTCGACCGGTACCTGTCGCTCGATTACCGGAACATTCCCTATCTCATGATCAATGAGCGGTATCCGGAAATGACCTGTCCGTGCCTGAAGTCCGACGACGAGGGCGGAGGATTTGCCGCCGCGTCGCATCTGATCGGGCTCGGCCACACGCGCATCGCTGGCTTCTTCAAGACGGACGATCTGCAAGGGGTGAACCGGCTGAAGGGCTTCGTCCGCGGGCACCGGGAGAACGGCCTTCCCCTGCAGCCCGACCTGGTGGCCGCCTACTCGACCGAGGAGAAGAACGGCAAGCCGTTCGAGCTGGCCCTGGCCCTGCTGCGCCGGGAAGAAGAGAGAAGGCCGACCGCCTTCGTCTGCTACAACGACGAGCTGGCCGTTCACCTCCTGGAGGCCGTCCGGCAAACCGGTCTCCGCGTTCCCGAGGATCTGTCGATCGTCGGCTTTGACGATTCCCCTCTAGCCACGGCGACCGAGGTGAAGCTGACGACTCTCGCTCATCCGAAATACCGGCTGGGAGAGGAGGCGGCCGCCATGCTGATGGCCATGATCGAGAACGGCCTCCCGGATGGAGACACCGCCGGAAACGCCGGGATCCGGCTTTACCCGCCGGAGCTCATCATCCGGGAGTCGACGCGCCGCATCCCCTGA